One window from the genome of Deltaproteobacteria bacterium encodes:
- a CDS encoding ATP-binding protein — protein sequence RTQFIETILDSISTGVIVIDRHGRIAMINKVAERLLRIPTDGAVGRMYREVLREEHYEAIRSLYREAGEAARGQVERQVELVVGEKRIAFRVSLTALRDDAGEYMGLVAAFDDLSQAMRLQRVLAWREVARRIAHDIRNPLTPIQLSTERMQRKYAAAHAEDPVFAECTHAILSEVNTLKHLVDEFTRFARMPVPRLKEEDLPVEIRAVLDTYRTSHPGIRWEFRQAGPPRVWFDPFQIRRAVTNLLDNAAAALGERGSVTVTCTHDEAEGKARIEVADDGPGIPPGDRDRLFEPYFSRREGGTGLGLAIVSAIASDHGGTVRMRDNTPRGTVFEMEFPARPPAKGKTGSAAPVVDDGRRGS from the coding sequence CCGGACGCAGTTCATCGAAACGATCCTCGACAGCATCTCGACGGGGGTCATCGTCATCGACCGCCACGGCAGGATCGCGATGATCAACAAGGTGGCGGAGCGCCTCCTTCGGATCCCCACGGACGGGGCCGTGGGGCGGATGTACCGCGAAGTCCTCCGGGAGGAGCATTACGAGGCGATCCGGAGCCTCTACCGCGAGGCAGGCGAGGCCGCGAGGGGGCAGGTCGAGCGCCAGGTGGAGCTCGTCGTGGGTGAGAAGCGAATCGCGTTCCGGGTCAGCCTCACCGCGCTGCGCGACGACGCGGGGGAGTACATGGGGCTGGTCGCCGCGTTCGACGACCTCTCCCAGGCGATGCGCCTCCAGCGCGTCCTCGCGTGGCGCGAGGTGGCCCGGAGGATCGCGCACGACATCCGCAATCCGCTGACGCCGATCCAGCTCTCCACCGAGCGGATGCAGCGGAAATACGCCGCGGCGCACGCGGAAGACCCCGTGTTCGCCGAGTGCACGCATGCGATCCTTTCCGAGGTGAACACACTGAAGCACCTCGTCGACGAGTTTACGCGCTTCGCGAGGATGCCGGTCCCCCGCCTCAAGGAGGAGGATCTCCCGGTGGAGATTCGCGCCGTCCTGGACACGTACCGGACGTCCCATCCCGGGATCCGCTGGGAGTTTCGTCAGGCAGGCCCGCCGCGCGTCTGGTTCGACCCGTTCCAGATCCGGCGCGCCGTCACCAACCTGCTCGACAACGCCGCGGCCGCCCTCGGGGAGCGGGGGAGCGTGACGGTCACGTGCACCCACGACGAGGCGGAGGGGAAGGCGCGGATCGAAGTTGCGGACGACGGGCCGGGGATCCCGCCAGGGGACCGGGACCGCCTTTTCGAGCCGTATTTTTCGCGCCGGGAGGGGGGCACGGGATTGGGGCTCGCCATCGTGAGCGCGATCGCGAGCGACCACGGAGGCACCGTGCGGATGAGGGACAACACGCCGCGTGGGACCGTGTTCGAGATGGAGTTCCCCGCCCGGCCGCCGGCGAAGGGAAAGACGGGGTCGGCGGCGCCGGTCGTCGACGACGGCAGGCGGGGGA